The following proteins come from a genomic window of candidate division TA06 bacterium:
- a CDS encoding redoxin domain-containing protein: MKQVPFLLKLLMAVSLVAAIGSSMIWFNRQHKLIKMSEQLEAENDLNKRTDLAQGFLANNSWLDKNVQKGLYVIIAQNYSQLGQVPEMAQAFKAALEIDPRDHNLLNNLAYELAKNKTELDAAAAYSQRSMELAREEFKTAPWDMSKKRWEIAKKQTIGNYLDTYGWIFYQKGEFPKALKQLTEAFNYIPEPTIEHHLSMAYYQTGQLDSALNHLADCLAGQVEEPQKAKTDFETVYLARYKSQRDMEDLLAKARNKKIEQEIKADSASASQIVGRPAPEFSLPGLDGTIHKLSDHRGKVVALDFWATWCQPCKMGLPLVDKAFLSSQGKEVLFFAVNLEGTDKKDMVRSFWDQKGYGFPVLLGGMMGNGIDKIYQVTGIPTTFVIDKNGIIRYRHIGYRQNMDLLLIKEIEELLKQ; this comes from the coding sequence GTGAAACAAGTACCGTTTTTACTGAAACTGCTGATGGCGGTTAGCCTGGTGGCGGCTATCGGTTCTTCCATGATTTGGTTTAACCGCCAGCATAAGCTGATAAAAATGTCGGAGCAGTTGGAGGCCGAAAACGATCTCAACAAAAGGACCGACCTGGCCCAGGGATTCTTAGCCAATAACTCCTGGCTGGATAAGAATGTCCAAAAGGGTTTGTATGTCATAATTGCCCAGAACTATTCCCAACTGGGACAAGTTCCCGAGATGGCTCAGGCCTTTAAGGCCGCCCTGGAGATTGATCCCAGGGATCACAACCTGCTGAACAACCTGGCCTACGAATTGGCCAAGAATAAAACGGAGTTGGATGCGGCCGCGGCCTACTCCCAAAGATCGATGGAACTGGCCAGGGAAGAGTTCAAAACCGCGCCCTGGGACATGAGCAAGAAACGGTGGGAAATCGCCAAGAAACAGACCATAGGCAATTATCTGGACACTTACGGCTGGATATTTTATCAGAAAGGCGAGTTTCCCAAGGCTTTAAAACAATTAACGGAGGCCTTTAATTACATTCCGGAACCGACCATTGAACATCATCTTAGCATGGCTTATTATCAAACCGGACAGCTTGACTCAGCCCTGAACCATTTGGCCGATTGTCTGGCCGGACAGGTGGAAGAGCCTCAGAAGGCCAAAACAGATTTTGAAACAGTCTATCTGGCCAGATATAAAAGCCAACGGGACATGGAAGATCTTTTGGCCAAAGCCAGGAATAAAAAGATCGAGCAGGAGATCAAAGCCGATTCCGCCTCGGCTTCCCAAATAGTGGGGCGCCCGGCCCCGGAATTCAGCCTGCCTGGCCTGGACGGCACGATACACAAACTTTCGGATCATCGGGGAAAGGTGGTGGCACTGGACTTTTGGGCTACCTGGTGCCAGCCCTGCAAGATGGGTCTTCCGTTAGTGGATAAGGCGTTTTTATCCAGCCAAGGCAAAGAGGTCTTATTCTTCGCAGTGAACCTTGAGGGAACCGACAAAAAGGACATGGTCAGATCGTTCTGGGACCAAAAGGGTTATGGGTTTCCGGTTTTGCTGGGCGGGATGATGGGCAACGGCATTGATAAGATTTATCAGGTGACAGGGATTCCCACAACTTTTGTGATAGACAAGAACGGCATCATCAGATACCGCCATATAGGCTACCGCCAAAACATGGACCTGCTTTTGATCAAAGAGATCGAAGAACTTCTGAAGCAGTAG